Proteins from a genomic interval of Synechococcus sp. A15-28:
- a CDS encoding efflux RND transporter permease subunit, whose translation MSASNNFITRPVLSTVCSLLIVIVGLIAIPILPIENLPDIAPPTVKVQATYVGADAEAVEQGVTSVLEQQINGVENMDFITSNSSSDGVSSISVSFESGTDGNINQVNVQNRVSLAEPQLPEEVRKSGVTVNKASNSILLVYNFVNEDPSKTEYSVETISGYLDKNLTDNVKRVKGVGDVTYFGNRKIAFRLWLDPEKLTANNLSATDVVNQLRSQNRLVAAGKIGGAPAPEGQEYTFTVQLQGRLTSTQEFENIILRTTDAGGLVRLKDVGRVELGGEIYGIDAMDLKGTPSVGIAIYQLSGSNAIEVSNGVKDVLDEFEKTLPVGLGVQKIYDTTDFINQSIKGVTNSLRDAVILVVLILFLFLQNWKATLVPAIAIPVALIGTFALVLAFGFSLNQLTLFGLVLATGLVVDDAITVVEDTSAKKAEGMTSVQAAMETMDELFGAVIATSLVKMAVFLPVLFFPGATGTIYKQFAATILFSIGISTFNALTFSPMLSALLLSKETKELSRNQYATAGVVLGFFYGLLSAGNGAAAAIVPMVAGGVIGFIASKITGMPLRLPFAAGGAAVGVVTTGVIFTNPIPVVLFTAIGLVGGYFVPVIFTNFNRFYSGFEKRYASILDAVMKARPIVMAALAAGILLTGFAFTRIPGGFVPIEDQGYAIGFVQAPDGVSNEKTLAINRQVAEVLRTEEDVASAALFSGASLDGNAPNKGLFFIGMKHWDERPGAEHTVGAVVKRLNAKMYGAIDAGRVFVVEPPSIPGYGTGGGFEFQLLDQSSGVYSLNDFFGTAQQIMQAGNANPVLNRVYSLFSPQAPQYKINVDREQMASLGVDFGSAMSAFSVNFGGAYVNDTFQEGKVRRVYVQADEVSRATPQRLSAIYVPNIEGEQVPLSEFFTVKQTVGPSVIPHFNLYRSIKIEGTPKEGNSSGQAIGAMKQIFSAGSYQGLGFDWTGISREEVKAGSLAVVIFALGILAVFLVLSAQYESYSDPIIILLTVPTALLGALVFLGGAGQVLNIYAQVGLVMLIGLAGGNAILIVDLANQKMGEGESALEAAKFSAKSRLRPILMTAISSLTGFLPLMLASGAGAQSQSSLGLVVFGGLLVATFLSTLVVPVFYVVMKSLLGQADAKPQDEASTPTTQPG comes from the coding sequence ATGTCTGCTTCCAATAATTTCATCACCAGGCCGGTCCTCAGCACGGTCTGCAGTCTGCTGATCGTGATCGTCGGTTTGATCGCGATTCCGATTCTGCCGATCGAAAACCTGCCGGATATTGCACCTCCCACGGTGAAGGTCCAGGCCACCTACGTGGGCGCTGATGCCGAGGCTGTCGAGCAGGGGGTCACCTCTGTGCTTGAGCAGCAGATCAACGGGGTGGAGAACATGGACTTCATCACCTCCAACAGCTCCTCCGATGGCGTGAGCTCGATCTCGGTGTCGTTTGAAAGCGGCACGGACGGCAACATCAATCAGGTGAACGTGCAGAACCGCGTTTCCCTGGCCGAACCCCAGCTGCCTGAGGAGGTGCGCAAGTCGGGGGTGACGGTTAACAAGGCCTCCAACTCGATCCTGCTCGTTTACAACTTCGTCAACGAAGACCCCTCCAAGACCGAATACTCGGTGGAGACGATCAGTGGCTATCTCGACAAGAACCTCACCGACAACGTAAAGCGCGTCAAAGGCGTCGGCGATGTCACCTACTTCGGCAACAGGAAGATCGCCTTCCGGCTCTGGCTGGATCCCGAAAAACTCACCGCCAACAACCTCTCGGCCACCGATGTGGTCAATCAACTGCGCAGTCAGAACCGACTCGTAGCTGCTGGCAAGATTGGTGGTGCACCAGCCCCTGAAGGTCAGGAATACACCTTCACGGTTCAGCTCCAGGGCCGCCTGACCAGCACTCAGGAGTTCGAGAACATCATTCTGAGAACCACCGATGCCGGTGGCCTGGTGCGCCTCAAGGATGTGGGGCGGGTGGAGCTCGGCGGTGAGATCTACGGCATCGATGCCATGGACCTCAAAGGAACGCCATCCGTTGGTATTGCCATCTATCAGCTCAGCGGCAGCAACGCCATTGAGGTGTCCAACGGTGTGAAGGATGTGCTGGATGAATTCGAGAAAACCCTTCCCGTGGGCCTCGGCGTTCAGAAGATCTACGACACCACCGACTTCATCAACCAGTCGATCAAGGGTGTGACCAACTCCCTGCGGGATGCGGTGATTCTTGTGGTGCTGATCCTGTTCCTGTTCCTGCAGAACTGGAAGGCGACGCTTGTGCCTGCCATTGCCATTCCTGTGGCGTTGATCGGCACCTTCGCCTTGGTGCTGGCCTTCGGTTTCTCGCTCAACCAGCTCACCCTGTTCGGCCTGGTGCTGGCGACGGGTCTGGTGGTGGACGATGCCATCACGGTGGTGGAAGACACCTCCGCCAAGAAGGCGGAGGGCATGACCTCTGTTCAGGCAGCCATGGAAACCATGGATGAGCTGTTCGGCGCTGTGATCGCCACCTCCCTGGTGAAGATGGCGGTGTTCCTGCCGGTGCTGTTCTTCCCCGGTGCCACCGGCACGATCTACAAGCAGTTCGCCGCCACGATTCTCTTCTCGATCGGCATCTCCACCTTCAATGCGTTGACGTTCTCGCCGATGTTGTCGGCGTTGTTGCTCTCCAAGGAGACCAAGGAGCTCAGCCGTAATCAGTACGCCACAGCCGGTGTGGTGCTGGGCTTTTTTTATGGACTGCTCAGCGCCGGCAATGGTGCTGCGGCCGCCATCGTCCCGATGGTGGCGGGTGGCGTGATCGGCTTCATCGCTTCCAAGATCACCGGGATGCCCCTACGACTTCCCTTCGCCGCTGGTGGAGCGGCCGTCGGGGTGGTCACCACCGGCGTGATCTTCACCAATCCGATTCCGGTGGTGCTGTTCACCGCCATTGGTCTGGTGGGGGGCTACTTCGTTCCGGTGATCTTCACCAACTTCAACCGCTTCTACAGCGGCTTTGAGAAGCGCTACGCCTCCATCCTGGACGCTGTCATGAAGGCCCGTCCGATCGTGATGGCGGCCCTGGCGGCCGGCATCCTGCTCACCGGCTTTGCCTTCACCCGCATCCCCGGCGGTTTTGTGCCGATTGAGGATCAGGGGTACGCCATCGGTTTCGTCCAGGCGCCTGATGGCGTCTCCAACGAGAAAACCCTGGCGATCAACCGCCAGGTGGCTGAAGTTCTTCGCACTGAAGAGGATGTGGCCTCCGCTGCCCTGTTCAGTGGCGCCAGCCTTGATGGCAACGCACCCAACAAGGGTCTGTTCTTCATCGGCATGAAGCACTGGGATGAACGTCCTGGCGCTGAACACACCGTGGGTGCCGTGGTGAAGCGTCTCAACGCCAAGATGTATGGCGCCATCGATGCCGGCCGGGTGTTCGTGGTGGAGCCGCCTTCAATCCCGGGTTATGGCACCGGCGGTGGCTTCGAGTTCCAGCTGCTGGATCAGAGCAGCGGTGTCTATTCCCTCAACGACTTCTTCGGCACGGCGCAGCAGATCATGCAGGCCGGCAATGCCAACCCCGTGCTGAACCGCGTTTACTCGCTGTTCTCACCTCAGGCGCCGCAATACAAGATCAATGTGGATCGTGAGCAGATGGCGTCTCTCGGCGTGGACTTCGGCTCCGCCATGTCCGCCTTCAGCGTCAACTTCGGTGGTGCCTATGTGAACGACACCTTCCAGGAAGGCAAGGTGCGTCGCGTCTATGTGCAGGCCGATGAAGTGAGTCGGGCCACCCCTCAGCGCCTGTCCGCCATCTATGTGCCCAACATCGAGGGTGAGCAGGTCCCCCTCTCGGAGTTCTTCACGGTCAAACAGACCGTGGGCCCGAGTGTGATTCCTCACTTCAACCTTTATCGCTCGATCAAGATCGAGGGCACTCCCAAGGAGGGCAACAGTTCCGGTCAGGCGATCGGGGCGATGAAGCAGATCTTCAGCGCTGGCAGCTATCAGGGTCTCGGTTTCGACTGGACTGGCATCTCCCGTGAAGAAGTGAAGGCCGGATCCCTGGCCGTCGTGATCTTCGCCCTGGGCATCCTGGCGGTGTTCCTGGTGCTGTCGGCCCAGTACGAGAGCTACTCCGATCCGATCATCATCCTGCTGACGGTGCCCACCGCACTGCTTGGTGCTCTGGTGTTCCTCGGCGGGGCCGGCCAGGTTCTCAACATCTACGCCCAGGTGGGTCTGGTGATGCTGATCGGTCTGGCGGGTGGCAACGCGATTCTGATCGTCGACCTGGCCAACCAGAAAATGGGTGAGGGTGAGTCGGCCCTGGAAGCCGCCAAGTTCTCAGCGAAATCCCGTCTGCGGCCGATTCTGATGACGGCGATCTCGTCCCTTACCGGTTTCCTTCCGCTGATGCTGGCCAGCGGTGCCGGTGCCCAGAGTCAGTCGTCCCTGGGTCTGGTGGTGTTCGGCGGCCTGCTGGTGGCCACATTCCTCTCCACCCTGGTGGTGCCTGTGTTCTACGTGGTGATGAAGTCGTTGCTGGGTCAGGCGGATGCCAAGCCACAGGATGAGGCTTCTACCCCAACCACGCAGCCGGGTTGA
- a CDS encoding efflux RND transporter periplasmic adaptor subunit — MRHPQRLLLSLAALVTVSSCKGEAPQPPPPPPKVQAVSAQMADFTEGVDTVSTLEASNLVELAAQSGGRILELKIKQGDEVDPGQLLVVLDQAEEKAKAETAKANYDRYRYLAETGATSQKELDRYRTQYISAMAKLSYSNLRSPSGGTVADVKVKVGDVIQQGQVFTSLVQNNELEARVEVPAVFASRLALGQPVLLSAPGSENVIATGKVDSIDPRVNKKTQGLLVKAVFPNADGKLRDGQRLRTRVQIKSQQELSVPFAAVTQTSGQSFVFRLGSFEELEQNPGKADLDKLEKGIKAGKLPADSQFALQTPVTVGELENQLYPITKGLEANQKVATTNLLNLKHGMPVQVQPAKAN; from the coding sequence GTGCGTCATCCGCAGCGACTGCTCCTTTCCCTCGCCGCTCTGGTCACCGTCAGTTCCTGTAAGGGAGAAGCGCCTCAGCCGCCGCCGCCGCCGCCGAAGGTTCAGGCCGTCTCCGCCCAGATGGCGGATTTCACCGAAGGGGTCGACACCGTCAGCACCCTGGAGGCCAGCAACCTGGTGGAGCTGGCCGCACAGTCGGGTGGCCGGATCCTTGAGCTGAAGATCAAGCAAGGCGATGAAGTGGATCCCGGCCAGTTGCTGGTGGTGCTGGATCAAGCCGAAGAAAAAGCCAAGGCTGAAACCGCCAAGGCCAACTACGACCGCTACCGCTACCTGGCCGAGACAGGAGCCACCTCCCAGAAGGAGCTGGATCGCTATCGCACCCAGTACATCTCAGCGATGGCCAAGCTGAGTTACAGCAACCTGCGCTCCCCCTCCGGCGGCACCGTTGCCGATGTGAAGGTGAAGGTGGGTGATGTGATCCAACAGGGGCAGGTGTTCACCAGCCTGGTTCAGAACAACGAGCTGGAAGCCCGCGTTGAAGTGCCTGCGGTGTTTGCCAGTCGTCTCGCGCTGGGTCAGCCGGTGCTGCTCAGTGCGCCAGGCAGTGAGAACGTAATTGCCACAGGCAAAGTGGATTCAATCGACCCAAGGGTCAACAAAAAGACCCAGGGGCTTCTGGTGAAGGCGGTCTTCCCCAATGCCGACGGCAAGTTGCGCGATGGCCAGCGCCTGCGCACCAGGGTGCAGATCAAGTCGCAACAGGAGCTGTCGGTTCCCTTTGCAGCGGTGACCCAGACCTCCGGCCAGAGCTTCGTGTTCCGCCTCGGCAGTTTCGAGGAGCTCGAGCAGAACCCTGGCAAGGCTGACCTCGACAAGCTGGAGAAGGGCATCAAGGCTGGCAAACTTCCCGCCGATTCCCAGTTCGCTCTGCAGACCCCCGTCACCGTGGGCGAACTCGAGAATCAGCTGTACCCGATCACCAAGGGGCTTGAGGCCAATCAGAAGGTGGCCACCACCAATCTGCTCAACCTGAAGCACGGGATGCCTGTTCAGGTGCAGCCCGCCAAGGCCAACTGA
- a CDS encoding AAA family ATPase: protein MSQDLFAYQGEQRRRQQAPLADRMRPRTLEEFEGQQGILAQGRLLRRAIKADRVGNLILHGPPGVGKTTLARIVANHTRAHFSSLNAVLAGVKDLRAEVDAAKLRLERHGLRSILFIDEVHRFNSAQQDALLPWVENGTVTLIGATTENPYFEVNKALVSRSRLFRLLPLEPDDLHQLLRRTLNDEERGYGTRQVILAPEAAEHLVDVAGGDARSLLNALELAVESSEPEPDGVIRIDLAIAEESIQQRAVLYDKQGDAHYDTISAFIKSLRGSDADAALFWLARMVEAGENPRYIFRRMLIAAGEDIGLADPQAIVVVEACAAAFERVGLPEGLYPLAQAALYLAGTEKSNSVLGFFDALRSVREANRQDVPSHLRDANRDGDAFGDGVGYRYPHAYAEHWVEQQYLPTALQGEVFWQPGQLGWEGERRERMAERRAAQLAAAAELATEQPLMLSSGPDSPAMERWIQRQLGQEGERLHLLRQRLWADVEWQRQDRVLLLGCHSLLWALDPLRRVPEGGVTLICPSPDDLQRLAAQIDLLEPERQPQLLDGLEALPSDQVFDWIGGRLSTADLPEMNWTELAQFLTGHADRNARLRLLISCAVQGPAGALTAASQVAATSLSPLVEQEQHWLQQLQIQMQPLEEQGWSLNTEQWDEVLTLPGGQSLAERWLAKDSAYRRMLGSIKHEPLQLLRTTLEGLGSEGLRLQMRHQLITGKQVQEKSVEQQIL, encoded by the coding sequence TTGAGTCAGGACCTCTTCGCTTATCAGGGTGAACAGCGGCGTCGGCAGCAGGCTCCCCTGGCCGACCGCATGCGTCCACGCACCCTGGAGGAATTTGAAGGCCAACAGGGAATCCTGGCCCAGGGGCGTCTCCTCCGGCGTGCCATCAAAGCCGACCGCGTCGGCAATCTGATCCTGCATGGACCTCCCGGTGTCGGCAAAACGACCCTCGCCCGAATCGTGGCGAACCACACGCGGGCTCACTTCAGCAGCCTCAATGCAGTGCTCGCCGGGGTGAAGGATCTACGCGCGGAGGTGGACGCCGCCAAGCTTCGCCTCGAACGCCACGGCCTGCGCTCGATCCTGTTCATCGACGAGGTGCACCGCTTCAACAGTGCACAGCAGGATGCGCTGTTGCCCTGGGTCGAGAACGGGACGGTGACCCTGATCGGCGCCACCACGGAAAACCCTTATTTCGAAGTCAACAAAGCGCTGGTCAGCCGCTCGCGCCTGTTCCGGCTGCTGCCACTGGAACCGGACGACCTACACCAGCTGCTGCGGCGGACCCTCAACGATGAGGAACGGGGGTACGGAACGCGCCAGGTGATCCTGGCGCCCGAGGCAGCGGAGCATCTGGTGGATGTGGCAGGCGGCGATGCCCGCAGCCTGCTCAATGCCCTGGAACTGGCGGTGGAGAGCTCGGAGCCGGAGCCCGATGGGGTGATTCGGATCGACCTGGCGATCGCTGAGGAATCGATTCAGCAACGGGCCGTGCTCTACGACAAGCAGGGAGACGCCCACTACGACACCATCAGCGCCTTCATCAAATCCCTGCGGGGATCCGATGCCGATGCCGCCCTGTTCTGGCTGGCGCGGATGGTGGAGGCCGGAGAAAATCCGCGCTACATCTTCCGGCGCATGTTGATCGCGGCGGGGGAGGACATCGGCCTGGCCGATCCCCAAGCCATCGTGGTTGTAGAGGCCTGCGCCGCGGCCTTCGAGCGAGTCGGCCTGCCGGAAGGCCTTTATCCGCTGGCCCAGGCCGCCCTTTATCTGGCCGGAACCGAGAAAAGCAACAGCGTGCTGGGCTTCTTTGACGCCCTCAGGAGTGTGCGAGAGGCGAACCGGCAGGACGTGCCCAGCCACCTGCGGGATGCCAACCGCGATGGCGATGCCTTCGGCGATGGCGTCGGCTACCGCTATCCCCATGCCTACGCGGAGCACTGGGTCGAACAGCAATACCTCCCCACAGCGCTGCAGGGGGAGGTGTTCTGGCAACCGGGCCAGTTGGGCTGGGAAGGGGAACGCCGGGAGCGCATGGCCGAGCGCCGTGCGGCACAACTGGCCGCAGCCGCGGAACTGGCGACAGAGCAGCCGCTGATGCTGAGCAGTGGCCCCGACAGCCCAGCGATGGAACGCTGGATTCAGCGGCAGCTGGGGCAGGAGGGTGAACGCCTTCACCTGCTGCGACAACGGCTCTGGGCTGATGTGGAATGGCAGCGCCAGGACCGCGTCCTGCTGCTGGGCTGCCATTCCCTGCTCTGGGCACTGGATCCACTTCGCCGAGTGCCGGAAGGAGGCGTCACCCTGATCTGTCCAAGCCCCGACGATCTCCAGCGACTGGCGGCACAGATCGACCTGCTGGAACCGGAGCGGCAGCCACAGCTGCTGGATGGGCTTGAAGCGCTGCCATCCGATCAGGTCTTCGATTGGATCGGCGGGCGCCTGAGCACAGCTGATCTTCCGGAGATGAACTGGACCGAACTGGCTCAGTTTCTGACGGGCCATGCCGACAGGAACGCCAGGCTGCGCCTGCTGATCAGCTGCGCCGTGCAAGGCCCGGCAGGGGCCCTCACCGCAGCTTCACAAGTTGCCGCAACGTCGCTGTCACCGCTGGTGGAGCAGGAGCAACATTGGCTGCAACAACTGCAAATCCAAATGCAGCCGCTGGAGGAGCAAGGTTGGAGCCTGAACACCGAACAATGGGACGAGGTTCTGACGTTGCCTGGGGGACAGTCCCTGGCGGAGCGATGGCTGGCCAAAGACTCTGCGTACCGCCGCATGCTCGGCAGCATCAAACATGAACCACTGCAGCTGCTGCGAACAACCCTGGAGGGACTTGGATCGGAGGGACTGCGGCTGCAGATGCGGCATCAATTAATTACAGGAAAGCAAGTCCAGGAAAAGAGCGTCGAACAGCAGATCCTATAA
- a CDS encoding alpha/beta hydrolase — protein MLYLQSVFNRAVAGLAVCASMALMAAPGAFANNLFGWDAGSAAWVGNLPALLSFLETGSINDRSLFASIRDSGWTADEVRLGMRKVYNVDVARVARFLNSREGINFLSLQTSAYYPRNGTRISAIPALRSAIIKASIGGNLSSVGIISNLPVDFRLSSEGSLDGGGLVICAPEKVDKRQASSLLNWYLFLPACIARDAALY, from the coding sequence ATGCTTTATTTGCAGTCTGTGTTCAATCGTGCTGTTGCTGGTCTTGCTGTTTGTGCGTCTATGGCATTGATGGCTGCGCCTGGAGCTTTTGCAAATAATCTTTTTGGCTGGGATGCGGGGAGTGCGGCTTGGGTTGGTAATTTGCCTGCTCTTCTGAGTTTTTTGGAGACAGGCAGCATCAATGACCGCTCGCTTTTTGCAAGCATAAGAGACTCTGGATGGACAGCGGATGAGGTTCGTCTTGGAATGAGAAAGGTATATAATGTAGATGTGGCAAGAGTCGCTAGATTTTTAAATAGTCGAGAGGGAATTAATTTTCTTTCGCTTCAGACCTCTGCCTATTATCCTCGTAATGGGACGCGAATTTCTGCAATTCCAGCTTTGCGTTCGGCTATAATTAAGGCTTCGATTGGCGGCAATCTTTCATCGGTTGGAATTATAAGCAATCTTCCTGTTGACTTCCGTTTGTCTAGCGAAGGTTCTTTAGATGGTGGTGGGTTGGTGATTTGCGCCCCTGAAAAGGTTGATAAACGGCAGGCTTCTTCCTTGTTGAACTGGTATTTGTTCTTGCCTGCTTGTATCGCAAGAGATGCGGCTTTGTATTAG
- a CDS encoding thymidylate synthase, producing the protein MAHQPWTHSLVTLMAATPLLVIGALGLTSDPRAPMAPGRQSTEGVSRTRLSEQLAEREIELDQRREAQTLLQEFIRGQMARHYWGGFSPSLADLGLTVPRRLDTRVDRDLLTTTLRVLPRRGSEAYLVGIERRGGQLTSWSCRGRKDQIGSRRQTGCPKGWTLLDVQ; encoded by the coding sequence ATGGCCCATCAGCCGTGGACCCACTCGTTGGTGACCCTGATGGCAGCCACACCGTTGCTGGTCATCGGAGCGTTGGGATTGACGTCTGATCCGCGGGCTCCCATGGCACCGGGCCGTCAGAGCACCGAAGGGGTGTCACGCACCCGCTTGTCAGAACAGTTGGCCGAGCGGGAAATCGAACTCGATCAGCGGCGTGAGGCTCAAACGTTGCTTCAAGAGTTCATCCGTGGCCAGATGGCGCGTCATTACTGGGGAGGTTTTTCGCCGTCGCTGGCTGATCTTGGGCTGACGGTTCCGCGGCGCCTGGACACCCGCGTGGATCGAGATCTGTTGACGACCACCCTTCGGGTTCTGCCTCGACGCGGCTCGGAGGCCTATCTGGTGGGCATCGAACGACGGGGAGGACAGTTAACCAGTTGGTCCTGCCGCGGCCGCAAAGATCAGATCGGCAGTCGAAGGCAGACAGGATGTCCTAAGGGATGGACATTGCTCGATGTTCAGTAG
- a CDS encoding 4'-phosphopantetheinyl transferase superfamily protein: protein MELSPAEAAWMDGMATARGIEFRRSRLWMRRCLADCFGVDPATVPLQAPPGEPPTLADGWGFVSLSHCRDAVFVAWSPDVVGVDLECRDRRFPAAALARRFYCSDDQRELDDLPAETLRSAVLKQWVAKEALIKMQRGSLAVDLRRWRCGVASCQGSHPALVDPVPVLRLQLKGWLMAVAGVRGQVGPICLA from the coding sequence GTGGAGCTTTCTCCTGCAGAGGCGGCCTGGATGGATGGCATGGCCACAGCCAGGGGCATTGAGTTCCGGCGCTCCAGGCTGTGGATGCGGCGCTGCCTCGCCGACTGCTTTGGGGTTGATCCAGCCACGGTGCCGTTGCAGGCACCACCGGGCGAGCCACCGACCCTGGCTGACGGCTGGGGTTTCGTGAGTCTCAGTCACTGCCGTGATGCGGTGTTCGTGGCCTGGTCCCCCGACGTTGTGGGGGTGGATCTGGAATGCCGCGACCGTCGTTTCCCCGCTGCGGCTTTGGCACGGCGTTTTTACTGCTCGGATGATCAACGGGAGCTCGACGATCTACCTGCTGAAACGCTGCGCTCGGCCGTGTTGAAGCAGTGGGTAGCCAAGGAAGCGTTGATCAAGATGCAACGGGGGAGCCTGGCGGTTGATCTGCGCCGTTGGCGCTGTGGCGTTGCGTCCTGCCAGGGGTCGCATCCAGCGCTGGTGGATCCTGTGCCGGTGCTGCGATTGCAGCTGAAGGGCTGGCTGATGGCTGTTGCCGGCGTCAGAGGACAGGTTGGCCCGATCTGCCTAGCTTGA
- the bcp gene encoding thioredoxin-dependent thiol peroxidase — protein sequence MALQIGDPAPDFTLPNQDGDPVQLATLRGQRVVIYFYPKDDTPGCTKEACNFRDRWDRFEQHGIKVLGISKDNATSHTKFISKHELPFTLLTDVEPCAVASSYDSYGLKKFMGREYMGMMRHTFVVDADGKLEKIYWKVKSATMADDILSDLELA from the coding sequence GTGGCTCTCCAGATCGGTGATCCGGCACCCGATTTCACGCTCCCCAATCAGGACGGCGACCCGGTGCAGCTGGCGACGTTGCGAGGCCAGCGGGTCGTCATCTATTTCTATCCCAAGGACGACACCCCGGGCTGCACCAAAGAGGCCTGCAACTTCCGGGATCGCTGGGATCGCTTTGAGCAGCACGGCATCAAGGTGCTGGGCATCAGCAAGGACAACGCCACCTCCCACACCAAATTCATCAGCAAGCACGAGCTTCCCTTCACGCTGCTGACCGATGTGGAGCCCTGTGCGGTCGCCAGCAGCTACGACAGTTACGGCCTGAAGAAGTTCATGGGTCGTGAGTACATGGGCATGATGCGCCACACCTTCGTGGTGGATGCCGACGGCAAGCTTGAAAAGATCTACTGGAAGGTCAAATCAGCCACCATGGCCGACGACATCCTCAGTGATCTGGAACTGGCTTGA
- a CDS encoding type III pantothenate kinase — MATCALLIGNSRWHWAHRHEDRWCFQHDEPDPQRIDTANLVWAAVGEVPAALESAQDSRLQLNDVPLQGCPPWLGVDRALGAWAAWRRQQSQGGDLDQGLLLADAGTVLSLTLLDGDGRFRGGRLMPGLRLQLQAMASGTALLPALTGQQQIDDPFPMGTSEAMGQGVMEGLVAAVVDAQQRSGACLWLCGGDAPWLEQALIQRDVSVQMDQQLQLQAMVELIPVIKPVPDH; from the coding sequence ATGGCGACCTGCGCCCTGCTGATCGGCAACAGCCGCTGGCACTGGGCCCATCGGCATGAGGACCGTTGGTGTTTTCAGCATGACGAGCCCGATCCGCAGCGGATCGACACGGCCAACCTGGTCTGGGCCGCTGTGGGAGAGGTCCCGGCAGCTCTGGAGAGCGCCCAGGATTCCCGACTCCAACTGAACGATGTTCCCCTGCAAGGCTGCCCGCCCTGGCTTGGTGTCGATCGGGCCCTCGGGGCCTGGGCTGCCTGGAGACGTCAACAATCCCAAGGTGGTGATCTCGATCAGGGTCTGTTGCTGGCCGATGCCGGCACTGTTCTCAGCCTGACCCTGCTCGATGGCGATGGCCGCTTCCGCGGAGGCCGTTTGATGCCTGGATTGCGTCTGCAGTTGCAGGCGATGGCATCGGGGACAGCCCTGCTGCCTGCATTGACCGGACAACAGCAAATTGATGATCCGTTCCCGATGGGCACCTCAGAGGCGATGGGCCAAGGGGTGATGGAGGGATTGGTGGCTGCCGTTGTGGATGCGCAGCAGCGCAGTGGGGCGTGCCTCTGGCTCTGTGGTGGTGACGCTCCCTGGCTGGAGCAGGCACTGATCCAGCGGGATGTATCAGTCCAGATGGATCAGCAGCTTCAGCTGCAGGCCATGGTGGAACTGATCCCGGTGATCAAGCCAGTTCCAGATCACTGA
- a CDS encoding phosphoadenylyl-sulfate reductase: MTGVLVRDNLDADRSGLEPLSPQERLAWAHQRFGSGFALTTSFGIQSAVLLHMLSQLPDGDVIPVVWVDTGYLPEETYRYCAQLTELLQIRLVVAQSAMSPARMEALHGRLWDTGKLDDLETYHQIRKVEPLDRAMEQLEVSCWASGVRRGQTDHRRSMSLLDPIRERLSLRPLLDWTQKDIYYYMRDNNLPQHPLFEQGYSTVGDWHSSAPDGADLSGRNTRFGGLKQECGIHVPQEAVEGLMGDGI; this comes from the coding sequence ATGACGGGCGTGTTGGTTCGAGACAATCTCGATGCGGACCGCAGCGGCCTGGAGCCGTTGAGTCCTCAGGAGCGACTCGCCTGGGCACACCAGCGCTTCGGATCCGGATTTGCTCTCACCACCAGCTTCGGCATTCAGTCAGCCGTGCTGCTGCACATGCTGAGTCAGCTGCCGGATGGTGACGTGATCCCTGTGGTCTGGGTGGACACCGGCTACCTCCCGGAGGAGACCTACCGCTACTGCGCCCAGCTCACGGAGTTGCTCCAGATTCGTCTTGTGGTGGCTCAAAGCGCAATGTCTCCGGCCCGGATGGAGGCCCTGCATGGCCGCCTCTGGGACACCGGAAAGCTCGATGACCTTGAGACGTATCACCAGATCCGCAAGGTGGAGCCCCTGGATCGGGCCATGGAGCAACTGGAGGTGAGCTGCTGGGCCAGTGGTGTGCGACGCGGCCAGACCGATCATCGCCGCTCAATGAGCCTGCTGGATCCGATCCGAGAGCGGCTCTCGCTGCGTCCGCTGTTGGATTGGACTCAGAAGGACATCTACTACTACATGCGGGACAACAATCTCCCCCAGCATCCGTTGTTCGAGCAGGGGTATTCCACCGTGGGGGATTGGCATTCCAGTGCTCCAGATGGCGCTGACCTGAGCGGTCGAAACACGCGCTTCGGAGGGCTCAAACAGGAGTGCGGCATCCACGTGCCTCAGGAGGCCGTGGAAGGGTTGATGGGGGATGGGATCTAG